From a region of the Methanolobus tindarius DSM 2278 genome:
- a CDS encoding methylamine methyltransferase corrinoid protein reductive activase yields the protein MYVISLDLGTSGFRSQLIDLEKQETVKTVITMGHPLPGGNVMDHLDFAMGTGTDVAHGLIIETVKEILEKFDVEPEKIQRIAVCGNPIQLSLFQNMEIRDLAYAGENKQASLGVKDVKRDARIFPANEIFADIYPMDNCEIVIPPAIKHEIGADALAMMLETDFIHQAEPCLVTDYGTNAEMALKIGERIITASAAAGPAIEGQGIACGMLAGPGAISDINVENGHWRLTVLDETMTSGKGPLVDPVSGETIEEGDLVPKGITGTGVISTMALAIKEGIIEKLPQLPNRKLILGEGIVITDQDVEEVGKAIGAIRAAHMTLMVESGLKYEDLRYSYMSGATGTYVDADKARHIGSVPGFSRGIIQFGNTSIGLARKIAIDVSKLDEVIAVAKKIHADHLMMATSDTFKDIYVCELSTWQQGMPAEMYAQMLEMYGIPVFPQDLEKVEIERRVSRDIDDVGYLGLDIVKDIGITLEAPVEKCILCHECVEECPEDALEIIEENGARIVNIDSQHCLGTSCRRCVTICPEQTMNHSLLKIKEE from the coding sequence ATGTATGTGATTTCCCTTGACCTTGGAACCAGTGGTTTCAGGTCACAACTTATCGATCTTGAGAAACAGGAAACTGTAAAGACTGTAATCACAATGGGACACCCGCTTCCTGGTGGAAATGTAATGGACCACCTCGACTTTGCAATGGGCACCGGAACGGATGTGGCTCACGGGCTTATCATCGAAACTGTCAAAGAGATACTTGAAAAGTTCGATGTTGAACCTGAAAAGATACAGAGAATAGCTGTCTGCGGTAATCCAATACAACTCTCACTTTTCCAGAATATGGAGATCAGGGATCTTGCGTATGCAGGTGAAAACAAACAGGCATCACTTGGTGTTAAAGATGTGAAAAGGGATGCAAGGATATTCCCTGCAAACGAGATTTTTGCAGATATATATCCAATGGATAATTGTGAAATAGTTATTCCACCGGCAATCAAACACGAGATTGGTGCAGATGCCCTTGCAATGATGCTTGAAACAGATTTCATTCACCAGGCAGAACCCTGTCTTGTCACTGATTACGGCACCAATGCCGAAATGGCACTGAAGATCGGTGAAAGAATAATAACTGCAAGTGCAGCCGCAGGTCCTGCAATCGAAGGACAGGGAATTGCTTGTGGAATGCTTGCAGGTCCTGGAGCAATCAGTGATATTAACGTGGAAAATGGACACTGGAGGCTCACTGTTCTTGATGAAACAATGACTTCAGGTAAGGGTCCTCTTGTTGATCCGGTAAGTGGTGAAACAATAGAAGAAGGAGATCTTGTTCCAAAAGGTATCACCGGTACAGGTGTTATTTCTACAATGGCACTTGCAATCAAGGAAGGAATTATCGAGAAACTTCCGCAGTTACCCAATAGAAAACTGATACTTGGTGAGGGAATAGTTATCACCGACCAGGATGTCGAGGAAGTAGGTAAGGCAATCGGAGCAATCCGTGCCGCTCACATGACACTTATGGTTGAATCGGGACTTAAATATGAGGATCTCAGGTATTCATACATGTCAGGTGCAACTGGCACGTATGTGGATGCTGATAAAGCAAGACACATCGGTTCTGTTCCTGGTTTTTCAAGAGGAATTATCCAATTCGGTAACACTTCAATCGGATTGGCAAGGAAGATTGCAATCGATGTTTCAAAGCTGGATGAGGTTATTGCAGTTGCAAAAAAGATACATGCAGACCACCTGATGATGGCAACAAGTGATACTTTTAAGGATATCTATGTCTGCGAACTATCAACCTGGCAGCAGGGAATGCCTGCAGAGATGTACGCTCAGATGCTGGAAATGTATGGTATTCCTGTATTCCCGCAGGATCTTGAAAAAGTTGAAATCGAAAGAAGAGTTTCCAGGGATATCGATGACGTTGGTTACCTTGGCCTTGATATTGTAAAGGATATAGGAATCACACTTGAAGCTCCGGTTGAGAAATGTATACTCTGCCATGAATGCGTGGAAGAATGTCCTGAGGATGCACTGGAAATAATTGAAGAAAACGGTGCAAGAATTGTCAATATCGACAGTCAGCACTGTCTTGGCACAAGTTGCAGGCGCTGTGTGACAATCTGTCCTGAGCAGACAATGAATCATTCATTGCTGAAGATTAAGGAAGAATGA
- the pylD gene encoding 3-methylornithyl-N6-L-lysine dehydrogenase PylD — protein MALLTPEDLENLSMQLEENDEMAKRITGLDIKGICSALYGTEPGSEKVAIIPITAGNGIISTFTSSLLFIVQYFGFEGFVTEHPDVTGYYEAVSEGADIIMMADDHIFTAHNLRNEKIVSNHVATGVIYADIASRFQEAKSKDILVIGLGRVGYAGACHLVNKGFNVYACDPNKEFLQKAVDELGIKPYCSDDRKKFSMVFEATPNANTISEGMIEERCLVSTPGIPCGLPPEIGQKYHVDLVMEPLAIGVASMLYSVIQN, from the coding sequence ATGGCACTTTTAACACCGGAAGACCTTGAAAACCTTTCAATGCAACTTGAAGAGAATGATGAGATGGCAAAAAGGATTACAGGTCTTGATATCAAAGGTATATGCTCCGCATTATACGGTACAGAACCTGGTTCTGAAAAAGTAGCTATTATTCCAATAACTGCCGGCAATGGTATCATCAGTACTTTCACATCATCACTCCTGTTCATAGTCCAGTATTTCGGTTTTGAAGGATTTGTGACAGAACACCCCGATGTCACAGGTTATTATGAAGCTGTTTCTGAGGGTGCTGATATCATAATGATGGCAGATGACCACATCTTCACCGCTCACAACCTGAGAAATGAGAAAATAGTGAGCAACCACGTTGCTACAGGTGTGATATATGCTGACATTGCATCAAGATTCCAGGAAGCAAAGTCAAAAGATATACTTGTTATCGGACTCGGAAGAGTTGGTTATGCAGGAGCCTGTCACCTTGTGAACAAGGGATTTAATGTCTATGCATGTGATCCAAACAAGGAATTTCTGCAGAAGGCTGTGGATGAACTTGGGATCAAGCCCTATTGCAGTGATGACAGGAAAAAGTTCTCAATGGTCTTTGAGGCAACACCCAATGCAAATACCATATCAGAAGGTATGATCGAGGAGAGATGTCTTGTCTCAACTCCGGGAATTCCCTGCGGACTTCCACCTGAAATTGGGCAGAAGTATCATGTTGACCTTGTGATGGAGCCACTTGCAATCGGTGTGGCTTCAATGTTGTATTCTGTGATACAGAACTGA
- the pylC gene encoding 3-methylornithine--L-lysine ligase PylC has product MTTVCIIGGKLQGFEVTYLAHKAGMDVVLVDRREKPLIRKVVDSFHCFDVVREPEKLIELSENMDAIIPVNENLETIDFLRGIKDELACPVLFDFDAYHISMDKKRSKDYFKSIDIPTPADKPTSPPYFVKPPCESSSIGTSIIYDDKGLEGLDPSMLIEEYVEGDVISLEVIGDGTHFAVVKETKIHIDETYDCHMVTPIKNYPEFRKITYELARNINLQGIMDVEAIDSPRGLKVLEIDARFPSQTPTAVYHSTGINLVEMLMQAFVGEVQEMGMAPETNYCIYEHLLLENGELKPVGEHVLSQGDEYVQFQTSEGLEIFESRGENRNSVFTLISYGTDREETETIRQNGMEMIIGHFRNIEQEE; this is encoded by the coding sequence ATGACTACTGTATGCATAATCGGTGGCAAGCTACAGGGTTTTGAGGTTACTTATCTTGCACATAAAGCAGGTATGGATGTCGTACTTGTTGATCGCAGGGAAAAACCCCTGATACGCAAGGTTGTTGACAGTTTTCACTGCTTCGATGTGGTCAGGGAACCTGAAAAACTCATCGAACTCTCAGAAAATATGGATGCTATCATCCCTGTGAACGAGAACCTTGAAACTATAGATTTTCTCAGAGGCATAAAGGATGAGCTTGCCTGTCCCGTACTCTTTGATTTCGATGCATATCACATCAGCATGGACAAGAAGCGTTCCAAGGACTATTTCAAGTCAATTGATATCCCAACTCCCGCAGATAAACCTACCAGTCCGCCATATTTTGTGAAACCACCATGTGAGAGCAGCAGTATCGGGACATCTATAATATATGATGACAAGGGGCTTGAAGGACTTGACCCTTCGATGCTCATTGAAGAGTATGTTGAGGGAGATGTGATTTCCCTTGAAGTGATAGGTGATGGAACTCACTTTGCAGTTGTAAAGGAAACAAAGATACACATCGATGAAACCTATGACTGTCATATGGTGACTCCCATTAAAAATTATCCTGAATTCAGGAAAATAACTTATGAGCTTGCCAGGAACATCAATCTTCAAGGAATAATGGATGTTGAAGCAATAGACAGTCCCAGGGGACTTAAGGTACTGGAAATAGATGCGAGGTTCCCGAGCCAAACACCTACGGCAGTTTATCACTCTACAGGAATCAACCTTGTGGAGATGCTCATGCAGGCGTTTGTGGGAGAAGTTCAGGAAATGGGAATGGCTCCTGAAACTAACTATTGCATTTACGAGCACCTTTTACTTGAAAATGGAGAACTGAAACCTGTTGGTGAGCATGTGCTTTCACAGGGAGACGAATACGTGCAGTTCCAGACTTCAGAAGGACTAGAAATATTCGAATCCAGAGGAGAGAACAGAAACAGTGTTTTCACCCTCATAAGCTATGGAACTGACAGAGAAGAGACTGAAACGATAAGACAGAATGGAATGGAAATGATCATCGGTCATTTCAGGAATATAGAACAGGAGGAATAA
- the pylB gene encoding methylornithine synthase PylB, translating into MIKDSNYRNLDIIAENIINGQKLTDDNLRELLSLTEEEDIEKLQYVARKVRDHHFGNRVFLYSFVYFSTHCKNNCAFCYYNRCNDIQRYRLDLEEIRKISRAIRNETIHMVDLTMGEDPYFHNNPEKFVDVVKAVKEETGLPIMISPGVMDDNTLSRLHESGANFLALYQETHDENLYRKLRVGQSFDERNHAREFARTNGYCVEDGILTGVGNDVESTIISLRGMQKGQPDMVRVMTFVPQEGTPLELVSQQSSLSELKIISVLRLMFPDKLIPASLDLEGIDGMVDRLNAGANVVTSIISADSSLEGVVNYDRELEERDRDSRSVINRLRKIGMEPASQAEFNRIIEKKQGTPIKIPVAAL; encoded by the coding sequence ATGATAAAGGACAGTAATTACCGGAATCTTGACATTATCGCTGAAAATATAATAAACGGACAGAAGCTCACAGATGATAACTTAAGAGAACTTCTTTCCCTGACAGAAGAAGAAGACATAGAGAAGCTGCAATACGTTGCAAGAAAAGTGAGAGACCACCATTTCGGGAACAGGGTCTTCCTCTACAGCTTCGTTTATTTTTCAACCCACTGCAAGAACAACTGTGCCTTCTGTTATTATAACAGGTGCAACGACATACAGCGCTATCGCCTTGATCTTGAAGAAATACGTAAAATTTCACGGGCAATCAGGAACGAGACCATCCACATGGTAGACCTTACAATGGGAGAGGACCCTTATTTCCACAACAATCCTGAAAAATTCGTTGATGTTGTAAAAGCAGTAAAGGAAGAAACAGGACTTCCAATAATGATCTCTCCTGGGGTCATGGATGACAATACTCTTAGCAGACTCCACGAAAGCGGAGCTAATTTTCTTGCACTCTATCAGGAAACTCATGATGAGAATCTCTACCGGAAACTGAGGGTGGGACAATCTTTCGATGAAAGGAATCATGCCAGAGAATTTGCGAGAACCAATGGTTACTGCGTTGAAGATGGTATCCTCACAGGTGTCGGAAATGATGTTGAATCAACCATAATCTCACTTCGTGGAATGCAAAAGGGACAACCAGATATGGTTCGTGTTATGACCTTCGTTCCACAGGAAGGAACTCCTCTTGAACTGGTATCACAGCAGTCCAGCCTGTCAGAACTTAAAATAATCTCAGTTCTCAGACTGATGTTCCCTGACAAACTCATTCCAGCATCCCTTGACCTTGAAGGAATCGATGGTATGGTAGACCGTCTTAACGCAGGTGCAAATGTGGTTACATCAATTATATCCGCAGATTCCTCACTAGAAGGCGTTGTCAACTATGACAGGGAACTTGAAGAAAGGGACAGGGACTCAAGAAGTGTCATTAATCGCCTGAGAAAAATAGGCATGGAGCCTGCGAGCCAGGCTGAATTTAACAGGATAATAGAAAAAAAACAGGGAACTCCGATAAAAATCCCGGTGGCTGCACTATGA
- the pylS gene encoding pyrrolysine--tRNA(Pyl) ligase, whose protein sequence is MERKPLDTLISKNGLWVSRNGRLHGVKSCQTSQKYIRIEMDCGEVITVRNSRSSRSARALRNHKFQKPCKHCRLSDDRINEFSKKISRKDEAEIKIVRSFRLPSEKPAEPVTIPAEAIENNKPANDIKDHIHNEPRAGITANSSTNHRSNPKSLKSSSSPSNPGNNSKAKKTSSQPQAKSKKTDFTPLQKNRILSLLGPGEMISFAKEKRSFAELESTLTLQRKKDIREMYEDSRENLLGKLERTITEFLVDMGFLEVKSPILIPFEYMERMGVGEDKKLSEQIFRVGDNMCLRPMLAPGLYNHLRKFDNVLPDPVRIFEIGPCYRKESDGNSHLEEFTMLNFCQMGSNCTRDELEYLIKELLDFLGIEFEIVADSCMVYGDTIDVMHKKMELSSAVVGPVPMDMDWGVNKPWIGAGFGLERLLKAKHDFKNIKRAARSESYYNGISINL, encoded by the coding sequence ATGGAAAGAAAACCACTTGATACACTTATTAGCAAAAACGGATTATGGGTGTCACGCAACGGACGCCTTCACGGAGTGAAGAGTTGTCAGACATCACAAAAATATATTAGAATAGAAATGGATTGCGGAGAGGTCATCACTGTACGCAACTCCAGAAGCAGCAGGTCTGCAAGAGCACTAAGGAACCATAAATTCCAAAAACCCTGCAAACATTGTCGCCTTTCAGACGACAGAATTAACGAATTCTCAAAGAAGATCTCAAGGAAAGATGAAGCTGAGATCAAAATTGTCCGCTCGTTCAGACTACCTTCTGAAAAGCCTGCCGAGCCTGTTACAATACCTGCAGAAGCTATTGAAAATAATAAGCCTGCGAATGATATTAAAGATCACATTCATAATGAACCTCGGGCTGGAATAACTGCCAATAGTTCCACCAACCACAGATCAAATCCTAAATCCTTAAAGAGCAGTTCCAGCCCTTCCAATCCTGGTAATAATTCTAAGGCTAAGAAAACATCTTCCCAGCCACAAGCAAAGTCAAAGAAGACTGATTTCACACCCCTGCAAAAGAACAGGATTCTTTCACTTTTAGGTCCCGGAGAAATGATATCGTTTGCAAAGGAAAAGAGATCCTTTGCAGAACTCGAATCCACCCTGACCCTACAGCGTAAGAAGGATATAAGGGAAATGTACGAGGACAGTCGCGAAAACCTGCTTGGAAAACTTGAGAGAACAATTACTGAATTTCTCGTGGATATGGGCTTCCTTGAAGTCAAGTCCCCAATTCTCATTCCTTTTGAATATATGGAACGAATGGGAGTTGGCGAGGACAAGAAGCTTTCAGAGCAAATATTCAGGGTTGGAGACAACATGTGTCTGCGCCCAATGCTTGCTCCGGGACTCTACAACCACCTGAGAAAATTCGATAATGTACTTCCTGACCCTGTCAGAATATTTGAGATAGGTCCTTGTTATCGTAAAGAATCTGATGGAAACAGCCACCTTGAAGAATTCACAATGCTGAATTTCTGCCAGATGGGATCAAATTGTACAAGGGATGAACTTGAGTATCTTATTAAGGAACTTCTGGATTTCCTGGGAATTGAATTCGAGATCGTTGCAGACAGTTGCATGGTCTATGGTGACACCATCGATGTGATGCATAAAAAAATGGAACTCTCATCCGCCGTTGTCGGCCCGGTCCCAATGGATATGGACTGGGGAGTAAACAAACCCTGGATTGGAGCCGGTTTTGGTCTTGAAAGGTTGCTAAAAGCAAAACATGATTTCAAGAACATAAAACGTGCAGCCAGATCAGAATCATACTACAACGGAATCAGCATCAATCTTTGA
- a CDS encoding response regulator yields the protein MEETEVNNAKILVVEDENIVALELKKRLNKLGYQVSSVASTGKEAINKAEGFLPDLVIMDIRLKGDMDGIQAAQIIRERFNIPVIYLTAHSDDETLKRAKQTEPYGYILKPFEEDDLRTTIEIALYKYQMEHCHDK from the coding sequence ATGGAAGAAACAGAGGTAAATAATGCAAAGATACTTGTTGTTGAGGACGAAAATATAGTTGCTTTGGAGCTAAAGAAAAGACTTAATAAACTTGGGTATCAGGTTTCCAGTGTTGCATCAACCGGAAAAGAAGCAATTAACAAAGCCGAAGGATTTCTCCCTGATCTTGTGATTATGGATATCAGGTTAAAAGGAGATATGGATGGAATTCAGGCAGCACAAATAATCCGGGAACGTTTTAATATACCAGTAATCTATCTTACGGCTCATTCTGATGATGAAACGCTCAAAAGAGCTAAACAGACAGAACCTTATGGATATATTTTAAAACCTTTCGAAGAGGATGACCTTCGAACGACAATTGAAATTGCATTATATAAGTATCAGATGGAACATTGCCACGATAAATAA
- a CDS encoding PAS domain S-box protein gives MTIKTKLIMYIVVSVFLVLVVSTAVSIKTVTSQQEELAYLQSVEMARDYANQFDGDMQANMAIAETIAKTMEMYTADDRNEVNNILKNILETHPSLTGVYVGYEPDAFDGNDDEYINAPYHDSTGRFIPYWNTIQGTIEVEPLVNYDTQDYYQLPELTHENIVTEPYYYQGIFMVSYDVPIFKNGEFSGIAGVDVSLDYIDDVVSDIRAFDTGYAFVTGNTGILVSHPEYKEGIGTHTLYDLGIPQISGAAEEIKNGIGGSIETVDPLTGKEVIMFYEPVRTGNYSFVLVIPKEEMFAGVTKLRNTLVIISTISIFFMGFVSYLIATSITSPIDEIVENFRNIAQDAVDGKLDTRAKTDVERDFKEIPIGLNMILDAVVAPIRESIRVTNALAKGELGARTELELKGEFKHLGDTLDDFADSLNNIIADSNNVLTAIQNNDFSRNVRIHGKGDFNILTEGIEETRNSLDLAIHEQKKAEKALRDSERKFRTLFESLNDAIYLTDLQGNILEINEISCKRMGYSHDEFLSLTYMDIDASNRGKDFLTVLKELCKMKSNLLETIHMRKDGTVFPVELSSRMIRFDGHKAIITIARDISKRKQSEKELKKYAEELEHSNELKEEMESIINNSPVIAFKWKTETDWPVEFVSKNITKLGYTVEDFTSNRLKYADIIHPDDSERTHLHISNYYMKKEAELNYEYRIYTKSGDIKWVDERTFTRRDNYGRISLQGIILDITERKKVEEALIQAENIRKKEIHHRVKNNLQVISSLLYLASDNFEQQDVIEAFLDSRNRVRSMALIHEELYQSKDMTSVDFSDYTKKLMNYLSRSCEDGKKDIKLVSKIEGVYLNVDTAVPLGMIINELVSNSLKHAFSEMKEGEISVELNVIKNDFLLKIKDNGIGISPDIDFRNTESLGLQLVTTLVDQIDGTIELNSIHGTEFIINFSERN, from the coding sequence ATGACAATTAAAACCAAACTGATTATGTATATAGTGGTCAGTGTCTTTCTTGTACTCGTTGTTTCAACCGCAGTTAGTATCAAAACCGTAACATCCCAACAAGAAGAACTTGCATATCTTCAATCCGTAGAAATGGCAAGGGACTATGCGAATCAGTTCGACGGTGACATGCAGGCAAATATGGCTATTGCAGAAACAATTGCTAAAACAATGGAAATGTACACAGCCGATGACAGAAATGAAGTAAACAATATTCTCAAAAATATTCTTGAAACTCATCCTTCTCTTACGGGAGTGTATGTAGGATACGAACCTGATGCTTTTGATGGAAATGATGATGAATATATCAATGCTCCATATCACGACTCCACCGGGAGATTCATACCCTACTGGAATACTATCCAGGGAACAATAGAAGTTGAACCCCTTGTGAACTATGACACCCAGGATTACTACCAGCTTCCGGAGCTAACACACGAAAATATTGTCACTGAACCTTATTATTATCAGGGCATATTCATGGTAAGCTATGACGTTCCTATCTTTAAGAATGGTGAATTTTCAGGTATCGCAGGTGTTGATGTCTCTCTTGATTACATCGACGATGTTGTTAGTGACATAAGAGCCTTTGATACAGGATATGCATTTGTGACAGGAAATACCGGTATTCTGGTATCCCACCCTGAATACAAAGAAGGAATAGGCACACATACCCTTTACGATCTTGGAATTCCTCAAATATCAGGTGCTGCAGAAGAGATCAAAAATGGAATAGGAGGAAGCATTGAAACTGTCGATCCTTTGACAGGCAAAGAAGTAATAATGTTTTATGAACCTGTGAGAACAGGTAACTACTCTTTTGTACTTGTGATCCCAAAAGAAGAGATGTTTGCCGGGGTTACCAAACTCAGAAACACCCTAGTCATTATTTCTACTATTTCAATATTCTTTATGGGCTTTGTTTCTTATTTGATAGCAACATCGATAACGTCTCCTATAGATGAAATCGTTGAGAACTTCAGGAATATTGCGCAGGATGCTGTTGACGGTAAACTGGATACAAGAGCAAAAACAGATGTAGAAAGGGATTTCAAAGAGATTCCAATCGGACTTAATATGATCCTTGATGCTGTGGTAGCACCGATACGGGAATCTATCAGAGTTACAAATGCACTTGCAAAAGGAGAACTTGGGGCTCGTACCGAACTGGAACTGAAAGGGGAATTCAAGCATCTTGGAGATACATTAGATGATTTTGCAGATTCCTTAAACAATATTATTGCAGATTCCAATAACGTACTTACTGCTATACAGAACAATGATTTTTCCCGCAACGTTCGGATACATGGAAAGGGTGATTTTAATATCCTCACCGAAGGAATCGAAGAAACAAGAAACTCATTAGATCTGGCAATTCACGAACAAAAAAAGGCTGAAAAGGCTCTAAGAGATTCTGAAAGGAAATTCAGGACTTTGTTTGAAAGCCTGAATGATGCAATATATCTCACCGACCTGCAGGGGAATATTCTGGAAATAAATGAGATCTCATGTAAAAGAATGGGATATAGCCATGATGAATTCCTTTCTTTAACTTATATGGACATTGATGCTTCAAATCGTGGCAAAGATTTTCTTACAGTACTTAAAGAATTATGTAAAATGAAGAGCAATCTCTTGGAAACAATCCACATGAGAAAAGATGGTACTGTCTTTCCGGTAGAATTGAGCAGTCGTATGATCAGGTTCGATGGGCATAAAGCAATCATTACTATTGCAAGAGATATTAGTAAAAGAAAACAAAGTGAAAAAGAACTCAAAAAATATGCTGAAGAACTTGAGCACTCAAACGAACTTAAGGAAGAAATGGAGAGTATAATCAATAACAGTCCTGTTATAGCTTTCAAATGGAAGACAGAAACTGACTGGCCAGTAGAATTTGTTTCAAAAAACATCACAAAACTTGGCTATACTGTAGAAGATTTTACATCTAACCGTCTTAAGTATGCCGATATTATACATCCCGATGATAGCGAAAGGACTCACCTGCATATTTCCAATTATTATATGAAAAAGGAGGCTGAACTAAACTACGAATACAGAATATACACCAAATCAGGCGATATAAAATGGGTAGATGAAAGAACCTTTACAAGAAGGGATAACTACGGCAGGATTTCATTGCAGGGAATAATTCTGGATATTACTGAACGTAAAAAGGTAGAAGAAGCACTTATTCAGGCAGAGAATATTCGCAAGAAAGAAATACATCACCGTGTGAAGAACAATTTACAGGTAATTTCAAGTTTGCTCTATCTTGCATCTGATAATTTTGAGCAGCAGGATGTAATAGAGGCTTTTTTAGATAGTCGTAACCGTGTGCGTTCAATGGCTCTGATACATGAAGAACTGTATCAATCAAAGGATATGACAAGTGTTGATTTTTCCGATTACACGAAGAAATTAATGAATTACCTATCCAGATCATGCGAAGATGGAAAGAAGGATATTAAGCTTGTTTCTAAGATTGAGGGTGTTTACCTCAACGTTGATACAGCTGTTCCGCTTGGTATGATAATCAACGAACTTGTTTCAAACTCATTAAAACATGCTTTCTCCGAAATGAAAGAAGGGGAAATCAGTGTGGAACTTAATGTCATTAAAAATGATTTTTTATTGAAAATAAAAGATAATGGAATTGGTATTTCCCCGGATATTGATTTTAGAAATACAGAATCCCTGGGTTTACAGCTTGTGACCACGTTGGTTGACCAGATAGATGGAACCATCGAACTGAACTCAATTCATGGAACAGAATTTATCATTAATTTTTCAGAGAGGAACTAA
- a CDS encoding helix-turn-helix transcriptional regulator, whose protein sequence is MESSLTETIWFSEKRRKIMLLLLDGPKKPDEMKEAFGVTWRSLILPLKELKEAELVCNSEGIYELSYIGKLIAETVKPINEILKFFEKDTEYWVKRNLDSIPEYLLDRIGEIEEYTISEPELNDMFEPTVEFTDGLLHSKHVHSIFSIYHPLYPPFYSELAEKGIQVSIIFTQSVLQRITEDRNEELQKMKDLENTKLFLYEKEMCPPSIVVTDTLFSASFFNISGMYDHRDIMAFSQSSLKWGEEMFEHYKSLATEI, encoded by the coding sequence ATGGAATCATCATTAACCGAAACAATATGGTTTTCTGAAAAAAGAAGAAAAATAATGCTGCTATTACTGGACGGACCAAAAAAGCCCGACGAAATGAAGGAAGCATTCGGTGTTACATGGCGTTCACTAATACTCCCACTTAAAGAACTGAAGGAAGCGGAACTTGTATGCAATTCTGAAGGAATATATGAACTGTCCTATATTGGAAAACTTATCGCAGAAACAGTGAAACCAATTAATGAAATACTAAAGTTCTTTGAAAAGGACACTGAGTACTGGGTTAAAAGAAATCTGGATTCAATACCTGAATATCTTCTGGACAGAATAGGAGAAATTGAAGAATATACAATTTCGGAACCGGAACTTAATGATATGTTTGAACCTACTGTGGAGTTTACAGATGGGCTTTTGCATTCAAAACATGTGCATTCGATTTTTTCTATCTATCACCCTCTTTACCCCCCATTTTACAGTGAGCTTGCAGAAAAAGGGATCCAGGTGTCAATAATTTTCACTCAATCTGTTTTGCAAAGAATAACTGAAGACAGGAATGAAGAACTGCAGAAAATGAAAGACTTGGAAAATACAAAATTGTTCCTGTATGAAAAAGAGATGTGTCCACCCTCAATTGTGGTTACTGATACTTTATTTTCGGCGAGCTTTTTCAATATCAGTGGAATGTATGACCACAGGGATATAATGGCTTTTTCTCAAAGTTCACTTAAGTGGGGGGAAGAGATGTTTGAACATTACAAAAGTCTGGCTACTGAAATCTAG